A genomic segment from Plasmodium sp. gorilla clade G2 genome assembly, chromosome: 3 encodes:
- a CDS encoding AP endonuclease (DNA-[apurinic or apyrimidinic site] lyase), putative, translated as MKITSLHFLIFHKKLTYFSTKVKTKKIFYQRSLNNIYACNNRTMPVDIAEIKKTNNYALDIQESQKLANTIKEVKEVKEVKEVKEVKEIKNSDEQNNNNINSINSINSNNYPFSRKETKLIVKEEVTNPIVNNILNNNKLYTQLNNILPIKAEEMKEECVKDESLRDVKIEMNDKEEEKQNIDQEFTNINIKVEEDTNIQCNNSNVNEKKRIRPVDINNELSYKKILTEDIVVKSNIENEVKIIVTWNMNSITVRYKNKKKWSEFMNFFNDLNADVLCFQEVRLPAMNLSESGDNKNKNKNKNDGIRDRGKIKNSDQKSLADYEIMEEILNDDFKNYNAYFSLANIKYSGQLVLVKKSIHIESIRYNLFFENNAHIHHDEGRVILLEFSNFFLLSTYTPNNGFDHVKFERRRLFDEQLQKFVTIIKNEKQKPLVWTGDLNIAPEDIDLSHPAEFRRMKKGNVPKEFIGQPGCTDFERKNFQKILNAGNLVDSYRYLQNIKQNEDKKNNIQHTPNINDNIYTWRCPFLLGKSCNKAMRIDHFIVSKEFLNRINKIHIQGFSVFHNNFYGSDHCPVILYLKND; from the coding sequence ATGAAAATTACTagtcttcattttttaatatttcataaaaaattaacTTACTTTTCAACAAAAGTTAaaacgaaaaaaatattttatcagagaagtttgaataatatatatgcttGTAATAATAGAACGATGCCTGTCGATATAGCTGaaataaagaaaacaaataattatgCATTAGACATTCAGGAATCACAAAAATTGGCAAATACAATAAAAGAAGTTAAAGAAGTAAAAGAAGTAAAAGAAGTAAAAGaagtaaaagaaataaaaaacagtgacgaacaaaataataataatattaatagtattaatagtattaatagtaataattatcCCTTTAGTCGTAAAGAAACCAAACTTATAGTTAAAGAAGAAGTAACAAATCCTAttgttaataatattctaaataataataagctTTATACACAGTTAAATAATATACTACCAATCAAAGCTGAAGAAATGAAAGAAGAATGTGTAAAGGATGAAAGTTTAAGAGATGtaaaaatagaaatgaatgataaagaagaagaaaaacaaaatattgaTCAAGAGTTTaccaatataaatattaaagttGAAGAAGATACCAATATCCAATGCAACAATTCTAATgttaatgagaaaaaaagaattagacctgttgatataaataacgaattaagttataaaaaaatattaactgAAGATATCGTAGTAAAATCTAATATAGAGAATGAAGTTAAAATTATTGTTACGTGGAATATGAATAGTATAACAGTACgttataagaataaaaaaaaatggagtgaatttatgaatttttttaatgatcTTAATGCTGATGTATTATGTTTTCAAGAAGTTAGATTACCAGCTATGAATTTATCAGAATCaggtgataataaaaataagaataaaaacaaaaacgaTGGAATACGTGATAgaggaaaaataaaaaatagtgATCAAAAAAGTTTAGCTGATTATGAAATTATggaagaaatattaaatgatgattttaaaaattataatgcaTATTTTAGTTTAgctaatattaaatatagtGGTCAATTAGTTTtagtaaaaaaaagtatacatATAGAATCTATaagatataatttattttttgaaaacaATGCACATATACATCATGATGAAGGTCGTGTTATTTTATTGGAGTTCtcaaatttctttttattatcaacatATACACCTAACAATGGTTTTGATCATGTCAAATTTGAAAGAAGAAGATTATTTGATGAACAACTACAAAAATttgttactattattaaaaatgaaaaacaaaaaccaCTAGTATGGACAGGAGATTTAAATATAGCTCCAGAAGATATTGATTTATCACATCCAGCTGAATTCAGAAGAATGAAAAAAGGAAATGTTCCAAAAGAATTTATAGGTCAACCTGGATGTACTGAttttgaaagaaaaaatttccAGAAAATTCTAAATGCTGGAAATTTAGTTGACTCATATagatatttacaaaatataaaacaaaatgaagataaaaaaaataatattcaacACACTcctaatattaatgataatatctATACTTGGAGATGTCCATTTCTTCTAGGTAAATCATGTAATAAAGCTATGAGAATTGATCATTTTATTGTATCCAAAGAATTTCTTAAtcgtattaataaaatacatatacaagGATTTAGTGTTTTCCATAATAATTTCTATGGATCTGACCACTGTCCAGTTATATTATACCTTAAAAATgattaa
- a CDS encoding P-loop containing nucleoside triphosphate hydrolase, putative, which translates to MMKIFINNVNTYSGSCLCKTFDEIKNEKTEIYGTVDDQELSKDDCIMYNYDNVKKIISKIPKDNIVKYILKCKLVIYDLHNTNLEEIEYVIRKLKYEKIKNNMTIILISSIMTWNKTKRKFIKKIVEENKEITKNQYDNIGDKSGETNNNLEKKDNKNVEKNNQKTSKKKDKKKNENHNKNNKILDHGVSNKHGNIIKNEDIKSDLQQNLNEKINKKEKILYIPQIFNEKDYLKRISSAHFDEYKSVETLILSLNSMKNIKTHVVVSGLLYGNGESVFFSIFKNAWLSKDNHIIDKGDNYIPVIHIRGLCEYIKQLYISESKKKYLIAVDNQYITQKELIHTIASHLSGNMNFMHVSPHESIFYEHSEKLCVNLRFQCTNIYDDNEGKEQGKKKKSNKINKNKKKNEEEDISDNDEEDISDNDEGDISDNDKGDISDNGKEDISDNDKEDNDSDTDNSDSDKTEGNTEDENIDSEQSSNINMNDSNDDSKNGSIIDNDNNDDSDSDNSNMKKKDKKKKKNLKQTKNKNKNKTKNIITFHCQDGFINNIAIIAKEFCEFRNLKNLKVLIIGQPGVGKTFIAKKICDHYNLIMCSINILIDEYKNRTDYAFPKYYQEYINELDNEKKKNVPPKKLTLSDLSSLFYSKLENNECKFRGFVLDFFPRNYEEAKFFFENYKREVPEKNKEMSNGKRDEEDKNIKGNNKSKKKAKKKKNEKDDKVEDDNDKEEEDNDKEEDDDDMEEDDDEKEEDDNDMEEDDDKKEEEDDDKKEEDDDDKEEDDNDEDENDDDSEEGNNNDNSDYNEDNDDEKISENSENTNMLTHSDEESQSVKKSSNKKKKKKRKKKKKIIENINKYIIMPEFVIILKSTEELCKKRMMNLPENEIIKGHNDEIGFERRHKKYINENCRNDYFEFDQKQSIEDYFIENDIEVYTLNINENTLLEHILTNIYIFIEKNVKFNNFLPSTDEMLKNKLQEEQQILMDEKQKIKDIEDKVVLEEIKQNDDLIKAEKKRQQLLIKHQQQYIHNQSVPLRFYLIKNILPILTDALIYICKTKPKNPCLHIAQYLLENAHKYNIEEPNLENLQPEKDDEDNQINEKPKDEN; encoded by the coding sequence atgatgaaaatatttatcaatAATGTAAACACATACAGCGGTAGCTGCCTTTGTAAAACATTtgatgaaattaaaaatgaaaaaaccGAAATTTATGGAACTGTAGACGATCAAGAATTATCTAAGGATGACTGTATAatgtataattatgataatgtaaaaaaaataatatcgaAAATACCTAAAGATAATATtgtcaaatatattttgaaatgtAAACTAGTCATATATGATCTACACAATACAAATTTAGAAGAAATAGAATATGTCATTAGAAAacttaaatatgaaaaaataaaaaataatatgactATCATTCTTATCTCTTCTATTATGACCTGGAATAAAACGAAAAGaaaattcataaaaaaaattgtagaagaaaacaaagaaataacaaaaaatcaatatgataatattggTGATAAATCAGGggaaacaaataataatttagaaaagaaagataataaaaatgttgaaaaaaataatcaaaaaacaagtaaaaaaaaagataagaaaaagaatgagaatcataataaaaataataaaattctaGATCATGGTGTATCTAATAAACatggaaatattataaaaaatgaagatattaaATCAGATCTTCAACAAAAtcttaatgaaaaaattaacaaaaaagaaaaaattttatatattcctcaAATATTCAATGAAAaagattatttaaaaagaatatcaTCTGCTCATtttgatgaatataaaagTGTCGAAACTCTTATATTATCACTTAATtctatgaaaaatataaaaacacatGTTGTAGTATCAGGATTACTATATGGTAATGGAGAAAGCGTTTTTTTctctatttttaaaaatgctTGGTTAAGTAAAGACAATCATATTATTGACAAAGGAGATAATTATATTCCTGTCATCCACATTAGAGGTTtatgtgaatatataaaacaattgTATATTAGTgaatccaaaaaaaaatatctcaTAGCTGTTGATAATCAATATATTACTCAAAAAGAGCTTATTCATACTATAGCTAGCCATTTATCAGGGAACATGAATTTTATGCATGTGTCACCTCATGAATCCATTTTTTATGAGCATTCAGAGAAGTTATGTGTTAATCTAAGATTTCAGTGTACTAACATATATGACGATAACGAAGGGAAGGAACAagggaaaaagaaaaagtcaAATAAgatcaataaaaataaaaaaaaaaatgaagaggAAGATATAAGTGATAATGATGAGGAAGATATAAGTGATAATGATGAGGGAGATATAAGTGATAATGATAAGGGAGATATAAGTGATAATGGTAAGGAAGATATAAGTGATAATGATAAGGAAGATAATGATAGCGATACAGATAATAGTGATTCAGACAAGACAGAAGGCAATACCGAGGATGAAAATATTGACAGTGAACAAAgtagtaatattaatatgaatgatagcAATGATGATAGCAAAAATGGTAGCATTATTGATAATgacaataatgatgatagCGATTCagataatagtaatatgaaaaaaaaagataaaaagaaaaaaaagaatctcAAACAaaccaaaaataaaaataaaaataaaacgaaaaatattattacatttcaTTGTCAAGACggatttattaataatatcgcAATTATAGCAAAAGAATTTTGTGAATTTCGAAATttgaaaaatttaaaagtCCTTATTATAGGGCAACCAGGTGTCGGAAAAACATTTATagctaaaaaaatatgtgatcattataatttaataatgtgttctattaatatattaattgatgaatataaaaatagaacAGATTATGCATTTCCGAAATATTAtcaagaatatataaatgaattagataatgaaaaaaagaaaaatgtacCCCCAAAAAAGTTAACTTTATCAGAtctttcttcattattttattcaaaaCTGGAAAATAACGAGTGTAAGTTTAGGGGATTTGTTTTGGATTTTTTCCCAAGGAATTATGAGGAAGctaaattttttttcgaAAACTACAAAAGGGAGGTGCCTGAAAAGAACAAAGAGATGAGTAATGGTAAAAGGGATGAAGAagataagaatataaaaggaaataataaaagtaaaaaaaaggcaaagaaaaagaagaatgaGAAGGATGATAAAGTGgaagatgataatgataaggAGGAAGAGGATAATGATAAGGAggaagatgatgatgatatggaagaagatgatgatgagAAGGAAGAAGATGACAATGATATggaagaagatgatgataagaaagaagaagaagatgatgataagaaagaagaagatgatgatgataaggAAGAAGATGACAATGATGAGGAcgaaaatgatgatgatagcGAAGaaggtaataataatgataatagtgattataatgaagataatgatgatgaaaaaatcTCAGAAAATTcagaaaatacaaatatgcTCACACATAGTGATGAAGAATCACAAAGTGTTAAAAAatcatcaaataaaaaaaagaagaaaaaaagaaagaaaaaaaaaaaaattatagaaaatataaataaatatattattatgcccgaatttgttattatattaaaatctaCAGAAGAATTATGTAAAAAGAGAATGATGAATTTACctgaaaatgaaataataaaaggacATAATGATGAAATAGGTTTTGAAAGaagacataaaaaatatattaatgaaaattGTAGAAATGACTATTTTGAATTTGATCAGAAACAAAGTATTGAAGATTATTTTATAGAAAATGATATTGAAGTATATACacttaatataaatgaaaatacttTATTAGAACATATATTAactaatatttatatatttattgaaaaaaatgtcaagtttaataatttcttaCCATCCACAGATGAAATgttaaaaaacaaattacAGGAAGAACAACAAATATTAATGgatgaaaaacaaaaaatcaAAGATATAGAAGATAAGGTAGTATTAGAAGAAATTAAACAAAATGATGATCTAATAAAAgctgaaaaaaaaagacaacaattattaattaaacaTCAACAacaatatattcataatcaATCTGTACCTTTAAGATTTTATTtaatcaaaaatattttaccaATACTAACAGAtgctttaatatatatatgtaaaactAAACCAAAAAATCCATGTTTGCATATAGCACAGTATTTATTAGAAAATGCTCATAAGTATAATATCGAGGAGCCTAATCTGGAAAACCTGCAGCCTGAAAAGGATGACGAGGATAACCAGATAAATGAAAAACCAAAGGATGAAAATTGA
- a CDS encoding activator of Hsp90 ATPase — MSGSVWNSNSWHWEERNYNKWSESYIKYNLSNLKIDKEDLTIYFDNLQVSGNASVSIRKGKQINSFEYVIKFDWLYSKKKEGKDYFGGSVEIPDFSTFSLEENDYAINIERTDDSEQLRFIYDSILKKEGKEQIKESLKNFQEDLLKHDKNESNKELKIKEEEKAKLENIKTSGEKKTEEENKSNQNINNNINNNINDEKKEGSVWNINNYHWEEKCLTKWAIEELKNIFNKSTIELSNNIFLQFFSCDVEGEASSSLRKKKKILMYDLKINSEWKAYQKNKNQQIEIESKGHVSISDILSDFSSDDNTKYSYYFIFDNKTDEYIQINDVIKLEAPNKINQIIDDFILKMKDK; from the exons atgtcaGGATCAGTATGGAATAGTAATAGCTGGCACTG ggaagaaagaaattataataaatggtCTGAAtcttacataaaatataatttaagcAATTTGAAAATTGATAAAGAGGATTTAACAATTTATTTCGACAATCTACAAGTTTCAGgaaat gcTTCTGTTTCCATAAGAAAAGGGAAACAAATTAATTCTTTTGAGTATGTTATAAAATTTGATTGGCTttattccaaaaaaaaagaaggtaAAGATTATTTTGGTGGTTCCGTTGAAATTCCAGATTTTTCTACATTTTCTTTAGAG gAAAATGATTATGCTATAAATATTGAGCGAACAGATGATTCTGAACAGTTaagatttatatatgatagcatattaaaaaaagaaggaaaagAACAAATTAAAGAAAGCTTAAAAAATTTCCAGGAGGATTTGTTAAAGCACgataaaaatgaat cTAATAAGGAATTGAAAATTAAAGAGGAAGAAAAGGCtaaattagaaaatataaaaacaagcGGTGAGAAGAAAACAgaggaagaaaataaaagtaatcaaaatataaataataatataaataataatataaatgatgaaaaaaaagaaggttCCGTTtggaatataaataattatcattggGAAGAGAAATGTTTAACAAAGTGGGCTatagaagaattaaaaaatatttttaataagagTACTATAGAATTAAGCaacaatatttttcttcaatttttttcttgtgaCGTTGAAGGAGAAGCTTCATCAagtttaagaaaaaaaaaaaaaatcttaaTGTATGATTTGAAAATTAATAGTGAATGGAAAgcttatcaaaaaaataaaaatcaacAAATAGAAATAGAAAGCAAGGGACATGTAAGTATAAGTGATATATTGTCTGATTTTTCTTCTgatgataatacaaaatattcCTACTATTTTATTTTCGATAATAAAACAGAcgaatatattcaaataaatgatgtaataaaattagaagcaccaaataaaataaaccaAATTATTgatgattttattttaaaaatgaaagataaataa
- a CDS encoding ubiquitin-conjugating enzyme E2,putative, with the protein MSEVIVPRSFRLLDELERGQKGNVSEGVSFGLESADDITLSNWSCTIFGQPGTVFENRIYSLTIFCDDNYPDSPPTVKFDTKIEMSCVDNCGRVIKNNLHILKNWNRNYTIETILISLRQEMLSSANKRLPQPNEGEVYSNN; encoded by the exons ATGAGTGAG gtAATTGTACCAAGAAGTTTCAGATTATTAGACGAATTGGAAAGAGGACAAAAAGGAAACGTCAGTGAAGGTGTTTCTTTTGGATTAGAAAGTGCTGATGATATTACCTTGTCTAATTGGTCATGTACAATTTTTGGACAACCTGGTACTGTTTTTGAAAATAGAATATATTCTCTCACAATATTTTGTGATGATAATTATCCTGATTCACCACCAACAGTCAAATTTGATACTAAAATAGAAATGTCCTGTGTCGACAATTGTGGAAGG gtcattaaaaataatttacatatattaaaaaactGGAATAGAAATTATACCATTGAAACCATTTTAATTTCCTTGAGACAAGAAATGTTGTCAAGTGCTAATAAGAGATTACCACAACCGAATGAAGGAGAAGTATATTCAAacaattaa